Part of the Hemicordylus capensis ecotype Gifberg chromosome 7, rHemCap1.1.pri, whole genome shotgun sequence genome, GCAGCAGCTCCCCACAACCACCTCACCTTAAAAACACTCACAAACAGCCAAAAGCCCATCCGCTGGCTGTTGGGCActtttcattcatgcattcagtttatataccacccttcctagagaggctctgggcagtttacattaaaatcaaacacacacaatcaaaatcagaaaacatttaaaccacgTGTTCAGGAGGGCAGCAAAGCTTCGGGCTACATCCAAGGGCAGCAGCGTGATGGGGAAGGAGGGGTGCAAGGGaaatcacagactggcagcggcttctccagggttgcaggcaggaatgtctctcagctctatcttggagatgcagccagggagggaacctggaacctagatgctcttcccagagcggctccatcccctcaggggaatagcttccagtgctcacacttctagtttcccattcatatgcaaccagggtggaccctgcttagctaaggggacaagtcatgctggctaccacaagaccagatcctgAATTTCTTGCCTATCACTGTCATAGAGTGATGACTGTAAGCTCTAAtgcttggagagagggaggaaaataaaCCCAGACAAACCCGCACTGCCCGTTTTCTCCACATCCTGCAGAATTTTATAGAAATGGAGGAGACCCCTGGGGCCCAGCccactgggaagttctcttgTGGGAGTCCTGCTGAACTAGAGACGAGAACTGCATGACCTAATCTGGAATGATTAACTGTTGTCAAAACAGTAAGTGCTTGTAAATGGCTGTGATTGTAGTGATGAATCCCTCGATTTCCAAATGAATGAAAGAAGAATGAAGAacagcagaaatggcaaaatgtgCCCATTGCGTGAAATTCAGAAGAGGGCATGACATGATGCCCACTACATGTTACATGAAGAGGGCACCGTCAAGGTACCGTTACCATATGTGGTGGTGTGAGACCAGTTACACTTCCCCTCAAAGTTTGCAGTTTGGGATCACTGTTGAGTCCGGGGCCGACCCTGGATCCTCAGGTGTCTGCCATGGGCAGGAGTGCCCAGCTTTGTCTGGCTGGCCAACTGCAGCGCTGCCTAGAAAGATAAGCCTAGCTACAGGGAAAGCAAGCTATTAATCCATTAATAAATGCATAAAGATGGGGGATgtggtcctaggttcaatccccggGATCTCCAGAGAGGGCTTATTAAACCAAAACCCTTATCTgaaacaaagtgctggtaattacctttaaagccctcaatggcttaggaTCGGGTtgcctgggagagtgccttcttcagtacgGTCTCGACTGCGCATTAAGCTCATCAGGAGAGGCCCGTCTCCGGCTCTTGCCAGCTCGCCTGACAGTGCCTCAGGATcgaaccttctctgtagctgctcctgggctgcggaatgtgctccctatggatattagaggcttaagagctttagcagcctttaagagagccccaTCTTTTTTTGCCTGGCCTTTAGTGTTTACTGGAATGATAGTAAAatagttttcattttgtttttaatgagttattttgtttttatatttgtgaaccgcctagaatCATCTGGGCGAGGCGGTAGAAAtaccagtgtagacaatactgacttagaAGGGCCAATGGTCCAGCagatggttgttgctggtggatgccagccagtgaccCGGGACATAAACAAACAATGGGGTTGTCGCATGAGAACTCTCAAGTGTTTAGGCTGGCGTAATTAGTTGCGTCTCTTTGACCTCTTGGGCAGCACACATTAAACACTCGAAGAATGTCCCAATTAACACTTTTGTTTCTTTAATGTTACTGATAAGAGACAAGGCATGTGTGAGAAATGTTCAATGCTTGGCTGTTATGTGTGAAGGGTACTGGGGTTCAAATAACTTTATGAAGAGAGGAAAGCTCCCAGATGGGAAGGGCAAGAGGAACTGGGGAGCCCCAAATGACAGGATGAGGGAGGGCAGAGAGGGTTTTGAAGCCCTGGAAGGAAGCCCCCAAAAGACCCTGGCGAACCCAGAAGAGGAAAACGGCACACAGAAACTGAATGGACGGGCAGGAACATATACAGAGGAGAGTGGAATGGTGAATTTCTTTCCAGGGCAAGAAAAACATAGTgatccactgggggggggggcaggggcccgTTGGCATTAGCTGGGCCCTCACACAGGCTCCATCTGCAGCTCATCTGTCTCAATGGGCTCCAGTTCATGGAAGGCTGCATGTGAGCCAATAACTACCAGAGTGGCACCTGCAGGGGGCGAcaaagggaagaggagaaaggagtgaggttACCCATGACAGCCCATGCCCAACGATGGCAGTGGGATTTCACACCTCCTCTGTCACCCGTCCACTTCTCTGCAGAGCTTAGGAGCATCTCCAGGGAAATAAGGAAGAACACATTTTTAAGCAAGTTTCCAGTCCTCATCAGAAGGCAGCAGGGTGCTGAATCAAATCTCCAACAGTTAAAGGGTGGAGTGCTAGTAACCTACAGCTTCtagaggagccagcgtggtgtagtggttagagtgctggactaggaccgggaagacctgaattcaaatcccccttcagccatgagacttgctgggtaactctgggccagtcacttctctcttagcctaacctacttcacaggggtttttttgaggagaaacgtaagtatgtagtacactgctctgggctccttggaggaagagcgggatataaatgtaaaaataaaataaaataaagtaaagtaaagtaaaataaaataactgcatGTTTCCTAAGCACTGGGCTGCCTGTTCATGTGCAATGTGCAAATATGAGCAATACAGCGGGAGAAGCCTTCTGCTCAATAACTCCCTTTGCCCTTGTTTGTGTGAACACACTTAGATCTTCAAGGAACAGGTAAAGTGGGTTAATAATAtccagatgaggaggaggaaggtttgCGCCTTGCAGCTGGAGAATGGCTAATATACTGATGACTCACCCAGCACCCAGAAGACAGCCGAGCCAGCTCCAGCCAGccagaagaagggaaaggaaacACCTCCAGCCAAACCGTATTGATGGGCTGTGCTAAGCTCCCGCCCTAGAGAAAGAGACATTGTGTGAGAATACAAACCATCGTCATGCAGGGCCTGTCTTCCAAATCTGGGGTGTTCAAGGCAACACTGTGAGCCTCAAACACCTTGCTAAAGAATCCAGAGATGCATGGCCAAAGCTGTGCCCAGTTTGTTCAAAATAAACATCAGACATTGAGTCAAACGTGGTCTCTAGAACAGGGCTGtccaactctggccctccagctgtttttggactacaactcccatcatcctcagtcacagtggtcAATAAGGGATGATGGGGGTTTTAGTCCAACGTCTGCAGAAGAAACTGCAAGTCAGAGTCAGCCTAGCAAGATGCAGACATTTGCCAAGGATCTGCACCGTTCTTGTTGATGCATCGCCATCTGGTGGCCACGCTGGGAACTGCAGCCTCCAAGGGCACTATTATTGATGTGGGAGAGATTTATCCTGTGTATTGTTCAAAGCACTTACAAAGGGCagagaaaaggaagagggaaaggtgTTATAGAAATCGCTTGACCCCGAGGGACTCTGATTAGAAGAACTATGTTTTTCATGGCATATCACATATACTGATAGCCTCAGGACCACCCACATTTAGTACTAGAGCTAATAATAATTGCTTCATTGGTTGTGATGGCATATGATCCGTATCGCGATTGTGCATGAATTATGTCTATTCCTCATCACCACATGAACCTCCTTCCACTTACCAAACACGACAAGTTGTGACTGCTGGGTCTTCAAGTAGATGATGTAACAGGCCCCAAAGAAAACAGCGAGCGCAATCAGGAGCAGCGGAGAGGTGATACTAAAAGGACAgaagatgggtgggtgggtgtgttagGTGCATAAAGAAAGATACTTCTGGAATGGCAATCCCACCCTctccaattcccataatccaGTCTGAAATAATCAAGCACAGTAGGCCTTGGGATACTTCCAAATATAAAAACACTGCAGTTTTTGCATATATAAATATGCTTAGAATAATGCAGTCATTTGCTGTAAGCCAggagttctctctaatttttttcatctgtgtgcagaatgagttttgttctgggtggctgtaccaaggcagtgcgtgcacacatgcattcagaacggggccttcctgatttcacctgagcgggatctaaaattaactgagcagacttttaaaaacttgtgtgcacgcgcacaccttagagggaatactgatccccagatgtcgctggactacggctcccataagccccagccacaatggccactgtgcaCAGTGATGTCACCACTGTGAAGTTAGGAAAATCCACCCCTTCCCCGGGGGTCCCCTGAAGAGATCCATACTCACAGGCAATAGATGATGAGTCCCAGGAAGACAAAGACATAGTTGCTCTGGAAGTATTCCACGTTGCGCACAAGCCGCTTGCAAAGCTCCCCGAAGTTCCGAGGCTTCCCGAAGCGCCGCTGGTCCAGGAAGCTGGCCCAGGGCCGGATGGTGGCACGCCGCTGCTCCAGCCACTCCTTGGCAGGGCCTTGGGGCAAGAGAGCTGGGATGTTGATCCTGGGAGAGGGTAGGGTGGGAGACCAGGAAGCACATTAGGAAAGCTGCCGAATTGCTCCAGTCTTCCCTACCTAGGGCCGGGCATTCGACAGGTCAAAAAAGATGGGTCGAATATTGTCCAGTTGTGGCCAAACATTTATTTGAAAAGATATCTTGGCTTTCATCCACTCTCTGAAACTGAATGTCTCACCTGCAGCAGTATCCTGTGTGTTCCCAGCTGAAgcaacccctactaactgggcaaagcgtCACCTTTCAtgttcagcagggggagagcaactgtccctgtccaacctcagcacagcatctctctggtGGGGGCTGTTgggtgtccaccttatgtttctatttagatatctatttattatttatttgttcaatttccataccgcctttccaaaatggctcagggcggcttacaattaaaatttcaaaaaacccccaatgatttaaaaacaattaaatcaattaaaatccaTCAACAGTTAACACAAAAATTATCACACACcacaaaaacaacaattaaacaatcagaacaattaaaaaaccctgaaaacccaggttacaacattaaaaccatttacaacaatttaaaaaccctggaaggccaggcaaaacagataggttttgagggctctcctgaaggccaataacgaattcaaattacagatttctgcagggagtgcatcccacagTCCAGGAACGgctagagaaggcctgcctctaagtcgccaccagacgtaccagtggtaactggagatggacctcttcagatgaccttaacatgggGATCATCCaaaagaaggcactttctaaggtaacttggacctaagctgttcaggcctttaaaggtaataactttAAAGATagcaagcccttttgggacagggaaccatcttatgtgtttattattgatttatctatgtaaactgttttgagaactttcatatataaatattcgtagcagtagcagcaacagaCATTCAATTTCAGATAATGGGCGAGAGCCAAAATTCAGTTCAGTTCTTTCAACAGCTACAGTTTCTCTAGATCCGACTCCAGTCCCTCACAGGAGATGCTCAGAGCAGACAGCCACATGAAGGAGGCAGTCCCTGGTTCCTGCAGGAAGCTGGAGGGGGGTCCTAGGCTGTGAACTTTGCCACTGATAGCTACCCGTTCCTGTTTGAAGATGCCTGCAATTCTAGCAGGGGGCAAGTAGGAGAAGGTTGGCTATGTTACCAGGTTTGGTCACACCAGCTAGAGGACTAGAGAGCCCTCACTCATAACCCTGTTAACAAAGTACACCTTCTAAAGATCTAAAACTTTGATCACCATCTTGAGATCTAAAAGGGAAAGTTACCACCTACACAACAACATTCTCAGCTTCACAGAATATTTGACAACACTTGGCTGTAGTCAAAGGATAGAtgtgggaacagaggaagctactccgggacgggccttctccgttgctgccccaaagctttggaacatcccccccccccgctgaaataagagcctccccatctctgacaactttaaaaaaaaaacctttaaagacttattttttcacccagacttttaattaaataccgttttaatagttttaacattgcttaaattttttaaattgttgtaatgttttaactttttgctgtcatttattttaaccaatgttttaacttttctgttgtcatttttggaaaccacccagagacataagtttggggcggtattaaaatatgttaaataaaaataaaataaaatttataccGAGCCTTGGCTCAGTTTTGTCCACACTGAGTGGCAGCACCTCTCCGAGGTTTCTGGAAGGCatctctcccccagccctacctggagatgccaaggagcgatgctggggccttctgcatgccaagcagatactcTTTCATTCTCAGCTAACTGATCAACTGGCAACATGTGTCTGGTCAACCAATTGGGAGGGCAGCTCCAGCCCTCCCCGGACAGCCCACAAATCCACTCCTGGGCCCCCAACCCCTCTCCCTAGAGCCTCATCACTGCTCTCCCAAGGGTTCCCTTCTCCAGCTTCTTACTTGGTACCCAGCACGGTTCCTGCGGTCTCCATTTCAGTAGCCGGGTTGAAGAGATGTTCAGGTCCTGTTTTGCTAGTCATTGTGCTTCAGCCAGTTCCAGACAAGACTGGGATGCtacagagaagagagaaagagagatgcatCGTTTGGGATGATTGAGGAAGACCGCAGTAAATGCCCAGCAGCTGCTGTCCAAAGACCGGCAGGACCTGGAAAGAGGCTGACCACACTACCTCCTCCTTGATTTTGGACACAAAACCTAAAAGTCATTTCTATATTATGCAGCAGCCCAAGGTTTGCCACAGAGAGCAGAGTCAACTGGGAAATGCATCTGATCAAGGCTTTCTGGCAAATGAAACTGTACGGTATGCCTGTTCGCAAACACATTCACACACTCGGTGGACTCTGTGATGCCTCACCATGCAGTTTTGAGTTGTTTATAGCTAGATAATCAGCTGCCGCCACTATTTGAGGAAACCTTCCACACTCATCCGGATCCCTCAAACATCTCAGGGTAGCAGAGTTGTCTTGGCACAACAATCCTTCTGTCTTCATGCGGGAACTGACAACCAGGATGAACCACCACCCAGGATTTATTCTTGTTTGAAATACATACAATTCTCTCCTTTACACAGAGCTACACAAAACAcatcttccagccagtaacaGTTTCATTCCAATTTACCTTAACTGTCACAGactctccccgcccgcccccaatctgcatatggaatccccactgcccaatcaccacagtgcatTGCTGCCTCTACTACATTCATTACAAAACCTCCAGTATACATTTATACATGGTACATTTATACCATACCACAAACATAAATACAAGTATTTTCTAATTGAAATTCTAGAATGTGAAAACTCCATTTCGCCACGGTTATGACTGTTGATCTCATGAACAGTTGCTTCAGAGGTGTTAAGATATCTTTAACTTTCTTTTCTTTGTCCATCTCATTCTCCCTTGGAAAGCTCAGAACAGCTTATAGGAGTGTCCTGTCCGATGTATGGATTGCAGCACAAGAGATGGTGATGGCTATGTGGAGATCATGAGTCATAAGACAGGTCCAATTACCCTCAAGAGCATCCCAGAATTTCCTCCTTGTACCTCAATCAGTTGTCACCATCTGACTTTTAACAAGAATGTAGGGGAGCCTTATGTAAGACACTAGATGAGGAATCCCCTTCAAAGTTTAGGCAGATTCAGAATCTGGTAACACAAGCCAGCAGTAATGTGAGTACAGTAATCCCTCATCAACTGCAAGGGTTCCGTTCCAGCCAAACCTCGCCGTTGGCAAATTCGTAGTTGGCGAGCAATTGAAATAAATTGGatacagggggttaggggaactgcggtcatgaaaagaccaaaaaatcaaagaaaaaataaaaaatatttgccccaaatcaccaggaatcccttaaaatcaccaagaataagcaagaagAGTGAGCAAATTGAccctctggaaaattttgaaaaCTCCCCCCCAAATCGGTTgaaggcacttttgaaccccCCCCAAAACCACAAAGTCACTTTAAATTGTGAGGAGATGGCAGggtcagcaaaaggaatgaggggACTGAACCTTTGAATCCCTTCAAATTatagaacacccccccccccacctgcccaatcACTAAAAAATCTAACCAAATCGCAGATACCTGGGTCACAGTTGGCGAGAccagatactcaaaaccacgattgggaaaattgcagttggtgagggatggctGCTTTGAATACAGAAGCCATTATAGTCTGACAGTAATAAAAAGGAATAAGGCACTGAAGCCCTAGCCCCTGAGTCCTGAACATCTTGGTTAGCAACCCAAACTAGCTTCAGAGATGGAACTGTGGCATATACCCAGCAGTGAATAAAGATTCTGCGCTGTAAATTCTGCGCTCCTCAAGAGTAGGCAGCATGGATCAGCAAAACTGTTGAGGTAAAATTAGCTGCACCCTACCCAGGTACCGTGCTGATGGTTCCCAATATCCTGTTCAGCATCTTTTATATACTTCCCTCATGCACCCAATAGGACTCTCAATAAATCTGTTCAATAGCAGAATCTGACCTATTTTACTTGACAGGAAGGAAATATATGGCT contains:
- the RABAC1 gene encoding prenylated Rab acceptor protein 1, whose product is MTSKTGPEHLFNPATEMETAGTVLGTKINIPALLPQGPAKEWLEQRRATIRPWASFLDQRRFGKPRNFGELCKRLVRNVEYFQSNYVFVFLGLIIYCLITSPLLLIALAVFFGACYIIYLKTQQSQLVVFGRELSTAHQYGLAGGVSFPFFWLAGAGSAVFWVLGATLVVIGSHAAFHELEPIETDELQMEPV